Genomic segment of Bacteroidales bacterium:
ATCTGACGATCGAAGCGACCGGCACGCAAGAGCGCACGATCCAGGATGTCGGCACGGTTGGTGGCTGCCAGAATGATGACACCGGCATTGGTACCGAAACCATCCATCTCGGTGAGCAGCTGGTTGAGCGTATTTTCGCGTTCGTCATTGCCTCCGGTCATAGCATTACGGCCGCGTGCCCGCCCGATGGCGTCGATCTCATCGATGAAAATAATACACGGCGCTTTGTCTTTTGCCTGACGGAACAAGTCGCGGACACGCGAAGCTCCTACACCAACAAACATCTCCACAAAATCGGAACCCGATAGTGAGAAAAACGGCACATCAGCTTCACCTGCTACCGATTTGGCCAGCAAAGTCTTGCCAGTTCCCGGAGGACCTACCAGCAAGGCTCCTTTGGGTATCTGTCCGCCAAGCTCGGTGTATTTTTTGGGGTTTTTCAGAAAATCCACCACCTCCATCACTTCCACTTTGGCCTCTTCCAAACCGGCTACATCTTTGAAAGTAATGTGCACGTGTGTATCTTTATCGAAAAGCTGTGCCTTGCTTTTGCCGATATTAAATATCTGACCGCCGCCAGCACCACGTCCCATCATGCGCATGATAAAAATCCAGATCACCACCAGGATGATCATCGGAATGAGGAAGCTTATGTTGTCGAACCAGTTGGTTCGGTTTTCATTTTGGATATAAATAGTATCGCCAGAGCCTTCCTGTATCTCGGCTACCTGGTGTTCAAAATTCTCTAAAGAGCCTATTGTAAATTTGAAATGTGGCTTGCTGCCAAACATTCCATTTTGTTTTTCTGCTGTCAGATCTTTGTAACGCGACTTGTTGATGCGGTCCTGTTTGATGTAGATTTCGGCAAACTCTCTGTTGACCAACACAATTTTCTCGACGTCCTGCTCCTTCAGCATTTCCCGAAGCTCACCCCAATTAATTTCTTTTTGTGGTGTGTCGGTATTAAAAAAGAAAAACGAAATGAATATTAAGGCAATTAGGGTGTAAATCCAGTAAAAATTGAATTTAGGCTTACCGTCCTTTTTAGCCGGCCCACGCAAACTTCGCAAAGGATCAATTTTATTGTCTTTTGGAGCTTTGGTTGTTTCTTTATTGATATTTTCTTCTGCTGCCATTCTTTTTTTTAAAAAATCGGATTATGCTTCAATTTCTTTAATGCGTGCATCGGCCCATAAGCCTTCGAGGTTGTAGAACTTACGGGTAGTTTCGTTAAAGATGTGTACCACCACGTTGGAATAATCCAATAAAACCCATTCGGCATTTTGCATGCCCTCGCGATGCCACGGCTTTTCGCTGGTTTCTTTGCGCACAAATTCCTCAACAGATTCAGCAATCGCTGTCACCTGCCGGCTTGACTCGCCATGGCAAATAACAAAATGATTGGTAACGGCATTATCTATCTCGCTTAGATCCAGGTCGAGAATATGGAGACCTTTTTTTTCCTGGATACCTTTAAAAACGGATTCCAAAATATTCCTGGTGTTGCTTACCGATTTGTTTTCAGTCATTTAAACTATTTAAATTTTCATTGCAAAAGTACTATTTTTCATCTACCAGTTGTTGTTTTTCCATCGCAGCCCATACTATAAAGGAGACATCAAATCAAAAACGGTGCCTGTTTGATTTTTTAAAAGGATACTTTCGCAAGTTATATTCTTAACCTCTCCCAGGGCGGGAATGTTCATATGGAAAATTCTTTACAATTCAATAACATCAGGCATTACACAACGCTCGACTCCACAAATGCTGTTGCCGAAAAATGGCACACCGAAGAACGCCCTCCGGAAGGATCGGTAGTTTTGGCAGACCACCAGAACAATGGGAAAGGTCTGGGCACAAACGGCTGGGAAAGCGAGTCTGGCAGCAATTTGTTACTCAGCACGATTTTGTATCCGGATTTTCTGCCAGCTCATCAGCAGTTTATGCTCAACAAAGTACTTTCACTGGCCGTTCATCACTGCGTCGCCGGGCAGCTTCCCCAACACCAGGTTTTGATCAAATGGCCAAATGATGTTTATGTTGGTGAAAAGAAAATTGCTGGAATCCTCACCCGCAACATCATCAGAGGAAGCACCCTCGAAGCCACGGTAGCCGGCGTGGGGCTAAATGTGAATCAAACAAATTTTTCGAAAGAAATTCCAAATCCCATTTCACTGAAGATGGTCAGCGGCAAAGATCACGACCTTCGGCAGGTTTTGCAAAGCCTGCTCGAAGCGCTTGAACATTTTTACGGTCTGCTGCGTACAAATCATTTCTACAAAATTGATGAACAATATCTGCGTGAATTGTTGAACTACGACAAACCAGCTGCTTACCAGGCCGGACAGAAAGAGTTCACCGGTCGAATCATAGGCGTAGATGCTTACGGCCATTTGATGATGACGGTGGATGAAGAGACCAAAACTTTCGACATGAAAGAAATTGTATTTAAATATTAATTGAGATGAAAATAGCCCAAATCGTAGCCGCCATCGAAGAATTTGCTCCGCTGCAGTTGCAGGAATCCTACGACAACGCAGGCCTGATAATCGGTAATGCAAGCGACGAGGTGCAGGCTGCGCTTATCACACTCGACGTAACGGACGCCGTAGTTCAGGAAGCCATCGATAACCATTGCAACCTAATCATAGCGCACCATCCGTTGATCTTTAAAGGAATCAAACGCATCGGCAACGACACATTTGTCGGACGATTAGTTACTAAATGCATCAAGAATAATATCGCCGTGTATGCCGCACATACCAATCTGGATAACGTGAAAGATGGCGTGAACCGGATCATCGCCAATCGCATCGGTTTGCGCAACACGCGGGTATTGGCGCCTATGCCGCAACAATTGCGCAAGCTGGTTACTTTTTGTCCTACAGTCACTGCAGGCGAGGTACGCGCAGCATTGTTTTCTGCCGGTGCCGGACACATTGGCAACTACGACAGCTGCAGCTTTTCTGCCGCAGGTCGTGGCTCATTCAGAGCAGGCCAGGACACCGATCCATTTGTAGGTGCTATCGGCGAGCTTCATTACGAACCCGAAGAACGCATTGAAACTATTTTTCCGGTCACGCGCCAAAATGCTGTCGTCGCTGCGCTTCTCCAGGCGCACCCCTACGAGGAGGTAGCCTACGATATTTATACACTCGAAAATTCTTTTGGCGGAACAGGCGCCGGAATGATTGGAGAGTTGGAAGCCCCTGAAGAAACAATGTCATTCCTGAAAAGGCTTAAAAAAGCTTTCGGCGCTGAAGGCATCAGATACACGCCCATAGTGGACGAAAAAGTAACGCGCATCGCCGTGTGTGGCGGCAGTGGCAGCTTTTTTATACACCAGGCCATTAGATCAGGCGCTCAGGTATTTATTACCGGCGATGTGAAATATCACGACTTCTTTGAAGCTGATGGCCGGATGCTCATTGCTGACATTGGCCACTACGAGAGCGAGCAGTTTACCAAAGAATTATTAATGAACATCATAAAGGAAAAATATTCTAATTTTGCTGTCCAAATTTCCGGAGTAAATAGCAATCCGGTGAATTACCTATAGAATAGATAAATAAAACTGAATATAACGACATGGCAAAAGAAAGTAAAAAACCTACTCCTGAAAAGGTTGAAGTACCTGAAATTTCTATCGAAGAGAAACTGATAACATTGTACCGCCTCCAGCAGATTGATTCACAGATTGATAAAATCAGGATTATCCGCGGGGAGCTGCCCCTTGAAGTACAGGATCTGGAAGACGAAATCGAGGGTTTACAAACACGCATCGAAAAGTTTCAGGAAGAGGTGAAAAGCTACGAAAAGCAAGTAACTGAGAAGAAACACGCGATGAAAGAAAGCACCACGCTGATTAAAAAATATGAAGAGCAGCAGATGAACGTGCGCAACAACCGCGAGTACGATTCGCTGAGCAAAGAAACTGAGTTTCAAAATCTGGAGATTCAACTGGCCGAAAAGCGAATCAAAGAATTTAACACTACCCTGGATCTGAAAAATGAGCAGATTAAAGAATCCAAATCTTTGTTGAAAGAGCGCGAAACAGATTTACGTGTCAAAAATTCGGAGCTGAAAGATATTGTACAGGAAACTGAGAAAGAAGAACAAACGCTGCTTAAGAAGTCGGTAGAACTGAAAAAAAACTTCGACGACAGGCTAGTGGTTGCTTACAACCGTATCCGCACAAACGCCCGCAATGGCCTGGCAGTGGTTCCGATAGAAAGGGATGCCTGCGGTGGCTGTTTTAACAAAATCCCACCCCAGCACCACCTCGACATCCGCATGCACAAAAAAATTATTGTTTGTGAATATTGCGGACGCATCCTGGTAGACAACGATTTGGCCGACAGCCTCAAAAAATAAGTCGATATCAGACACAAAAAAAGCGGTACAAATTTGTACCGCTTTTTTTTTAATCCAAAATCAGTATTTAAGGGGTAGTAATCCTCTGTCAGATTACAGATTTCTGAGGGTTAATTGAACCTGAATCCTAAAGTGAGCATAAAGTTGTAATTGCTGTATTTTACGTCGGCTGCTGCCGAATAATTATAGCTGCTGTAGAGATAGTTTGTCATGTCGCTAAAGGAATAAGCCAGGGCTGCATCAATAAAGAAGTCGGCATTACGATAACCCAGTCCACCCGAAACCATTTGCACCATTCCATCGTTCACATCGCTGCTAAAGGGACTCATCTGGTAGGCATACCCGCCGCGAACCTGCATCACTCCTACAAAAAATTCAGCACCCACTCTAAAGTTGTGTGTTTGGGTAAAGTTGTTGCGAATGAGTTCGTTTTTATCCGAAAAATCAACTGATGGCCGTAACCGTGCACTGGTGTAATCCACATATTCATAATCAGCACTTACCAATCCAATGCGTCCTAATAAATATGCAGCACTGGCCGAAACACGCCACGGCGTTTTTATATCGTATTGAAATTCGCCCAACGGCGATCCGGCAGTGTAATTATCACCGTTAGCAAATTCAGAGCGTGTGCTGGTGCTCCATTTGTCGGTTATGTTGTTGAACCAGGTAGGTGTGTGAAAGGCTGCTCCCACACGCAATTGCGGAGTTGCTTTTACAATGGCTCCAAATTTAATATTAAAGCCACTGCCTTTGGTCTCCAAATTTTCGCGCACTCTAAAATTGTCGAGATCGCGGTTTTCGGTTTGGTTAAACTCCCTGTAAATCGAAATCTGCTCATAGCGGAAATAGGGAAAGCCAAAGGTAAGCCCCAGATAAACCCGATCGTTGAGGTTTATGCCACCACTCAACACCACTTCATTCATCGATCCTTTGGTTTCAATGGATTTTTGTTGCAATGCAGAGGTAAACCCACCAAAATAGTCGTAGGCATTGACGTAAGAAAGCGGGCTTACGCCAATAAGTGTATCGATGAGATAGGTATCGAATGCCGGTCGAGTATCAAATCTGTTGAGCGATTCCGGATTTTGGTTGCCGGCATATTCCACGTAAGTATCGAGCAACGAGTTTTGGTTATTTACTCCCTTTATGATAACACGTTGGTTGAAGTCTTTGACCCTGTTGAGCCCAAAGGCAGCCTGATAATTCACTACCGGACTACGGTCGAGACGGTTGGCGGGAGTCCCTGTGAGCACAATGCCAACATTTCCCAAAGCAAACCGATTGCGACCATCATCCATTTTGGAACCCCCATAAGCACTTTCAGCATTATTAAAAACAATAGAAGGCGTTATGGTAAACTCCGACTTTTTGTACAATCCCAATCCGGCAGGGTTGGTACTTATCGACGAAAAGTCGGCTCCGATGGCTCCGTAGGCTCCGGCCATTCCCACGTATCGGGCAGTACCGGTAATTTGTGGTGTGGAATAGCGCAACACATCTTCTTCGTTTTGTGCCATGGCGCCGGTGGCCATCAGCAAACATACCAACAGTATGATAAACGGTGAATTTTTCATAATGAAATCTTACTTATTAATTGATTAAAAAAGGTCGTTATCTGCCCCTGCGTCCTGATCCTGATGAGGAGCTACCACTACTGCTACCACTACTGCTGCCAGAGCTGCTGCCCGACGAGCGTGATGGCGACGAAACACTGCTACCCGACGATCGCGCCGGTGGCGAATAGCTTCTGCTGGGCTGGCTGTAGCTTCCCGACGAACGCGACGGGCTGGTGTAGCTGCGTGTGTTCGACGGCGACTGCTGGGTATTAGAGCGCGAGGGTGTCGGAGCAACGCTGCGCGAACTCCGCCCCTGATTCTCAAAACTGTTAGTCGTACGTGTAGGCGTAGTGTATTGCCTTACCTGTCGCGAATTCGGCACAGTGTATTCGTTGCTCGAGCGTGGGCGTGTAGTACTTGGCGAAGTGTAACGCTTCGGTTCGGCAGCACGACTGTTGGAGAGTGACTCTGTGGCCGGCTTGGCATAGCGTTTTGTACGCGTGTAAGTATCGTTACGCTCGGTGGTACGCTGTGGCTGAGCATTTTCGCGGGTAGCAGGCTGCACGTTTTGCTGCTGACGAACGTCACGTTGTTGGGTAACTACCGGCTGAGTTTGCGGCTTAACATATTTTTGCTGCACCTCATTGTCCATCACCGGCTGGCGGCTCGAACGTGCTGTGCCCGGAGTTCCACTTTCGGGTTTTGTCATCTTTTCAGTACGGGTAACCCTTTCAGTAGTTTCGGCTGAGGTGCCTGCGGGAGTTATAATCCGCGAACCGCGTTCACTGACAGCGGGGGTTGTGGTGCCGGCTGCTTTAGTTCCAGCGGCACCATTAATTCTGCTTTCGCGACTAGGCGAAACACTGCTTTTATTCTCACCATCACCAGTGTTGCTGATACGCGAGCCACGAGCTTCACTGCTTCCGATTAGAGAGCTACCACGCGAGTCGCGCGGACCATAATAACGTTCGGGGTAGACACCCTCTCCGCCGCCGCCAGGGTAATATCCACCACCACCGGGGTAATATCCGCCACCAGCGTAGTATCCATTCCAATATCCCTGGTTGTAGCCCATCCAGTAAGAGCCACCACCGTACCACGGCGAATACCAGGGAGAATACCATGGATCATAATATCCGCCGCCCCATCCCCAGCCGAAGCCCATCGAAAAGTACGACGAAGGAAACCCCATGCCGTAACTAAACGAAAGCCCGGAACCATAGTAAGGATAGCCACCGTAAACCGGAGCATAGTAGCCAAAATTACCGTAGTTGTTTTGGAAACGATTGATGCGGGTGGCATAATCGTAATCATAATATTCTTCTGTTTCCTCCACATAATAGTATTCATTGTTGGAAGCAGCGGGAGCGGCATCATCGTCGTATTGATACGATTTTTGCTCGCTGTTGTCCACCACTGCTGACTCCGGCTGCGACGAATAGGAATAGGAATCGCTGGCAGCAGTGCCATTATGAATGGTGCGTGTGGTTTTTGTAGTGGACTGACTTACCACTTTTTTATCCCTGGCGGGGGTGTAGTAAACGTCGTCGTAAACTGCGGCTGTTTCGTAGGTGGCAGTACACGAA
This window contains:
- the ftsH gene encoding ATP-dependent zinc metalloprotease FtsH, translating into MAAEENINKETTKAPKDNKIDPLRSLRGPAKKDGKPKFNFYWIYTLIALIFISFFFFNTDTPQKEINWGELREMLKEQDVEKIVLVNREFAEIYIKQDRINKSRYKDLTAEKQNGMFGSKPHFKFTIGSLENFEHQVAEIQEGSGDTIYIQNENRTNWFDNISFLIPMIILVVIWIFIMRMMGRGAGGGQIFNIGKSKAQLFDKDTHVHITFKDVAGLEEAKVEVMEVVDFLKNPKKYTELGGQIPKGALLVGPPGTGKTLLAKSVAGEADVPFFSLSGSDFVEMFVGVGASRVRDLFRQAKDKAPCIIFIDEIDAIGRARGRNAMTGGNDERENTLNQLLTEMDGFGTNAGVIILAATNRADILDRALLRAGRFDRQIHVELPDLEERKAIFLVHLKPIKFDDSVDVDFLAKQTPGFSGADIANVSNEAALIAARKGKKIVEKQDFTDAIDRIIGGLEKRNKIISQDEKLTIAYHEAGHAAVSWLLEHAAPLVKVTIVPRGKALGAAWYLPEERQITTFEQMFDEMVAALGGRASEQIRFGTISTGALNDLEKITKQAFAMITYFGLNKRLGNISYYDSTGQQEYSFTKPYSERTAQIIDEEVHKLVEEAYQKAVSLLTQNKEKVDQLAHVLLDKEVIFKEDLEKIFGKRTFKRDIEREKESVIDREIMREKLLQVKEEVRLEEEAGKNGGDNKEEDSDAAADNPADTEVKPGKEKKGKS
- the rsfS gene encoding ribosome silencing factor, whose amino-acid sequence is MTENKSVSNTRNILESVFKGIQEKKGLHILDLDLSEIDNAVTNHFVICHGESSRQVTAIAESVEEFVRKETSEKPWHREGMQNAEWVLLDYSNVVVHIFNETTRKFYNLEGLWADARIKEIEA
- a CDS encoding biotin--[acetyl-CoA-carboxylase] ligase, which gives rise to MENSLQFNNIRHYTTLDSTNAVAEKWHTEERPPEGSVVLADHQNNGKGLGTNGWESESGSNLLLSTILYPDFLPAHQQFMLNKVLSLAVHHCVAGQLPQHQVLIKWPNDVYVGEKKIAGILTRNIIRGSTLEATVAGVGLNVNQTNFSKEIPNPISLKMVSGKDHDLRQVLQSLLEALEHFYGLLRTNHFYKIDEQYLRELLNYDKPAAYQAGQKEFTGRIIGVDAYGHLMMTVDEETKTFDMKEIVFKY
- a CDS encoding Nif3-like dinuclear metal center hexameric protein, producing MKIAQIVAAIEEFAPLQLQESYDNAGLIIGNASDEVQAALITLDVTDAVVQEAIDNHCNLIIAHHPLIFKGIKRIGNDTFVGRLVTKCIKNNIAVYAAHTNLDNVKDGVNRIIANRIGLRNTRVLAPMPQQLRKLVTFCPTVTAGEVRAALFSAGAGHIGNYDSCSFSAAGRGSFRAGQDTDPFVGAIGELHYEPEERIETIFPVTRQNAVVAALLQAHPYEEVAYDIYTLENSFGGTGAGMIGELEAPEETMSFLKRLKKAFGAEGIRYTPIVDEKVTRIAVCGGSGSFFIHQAIRSGAQVFITGDVKYHDFFEADGRMLIADIGHYESEQFTKELLMNIIKEKYSNFAVQISGVNSNPVNYL
- a CDS encoding C4-type zinc ribbon domain-containing protein, whose translation is MAKESKKPTPEKVEVPEISIEEKLITLYRLQQIDSQIDKIRIIRGELPLEVQDLEDEIEGLQTRIEKFQEEVKSYEKQVTEKKHAMKESTTLIKKYEEQQMNVRNNREYDSLSKETEFQNLEIQLAEKRIKEFNTTLDLKNEQIKESKSLLKERETDLRVKNSELKDIVQETEKEEQTLLKKSVELKKNFDDRLVVAYNRIRTNARNGLAVVPIERDACGGCFNKIPPQHHLDIRMHKKIIVCEYCGRILVDNDLADSLKK